Proteins from a single region of Hordeum vulgare subsp. vulgare chromosome 6H, MorexV3_pseudomolecules_assembly, whole genome shotgun sequence:
- the LOC123404755 gene encoding agamous-like MADS-box protein AGL80 gives MARKKATRKKVTLNYIHNNSTRRASFRKRLNGLMKKGAELATMCGVKTCVVVYSEGEAEPKVFPSHDKAVVILNEYKSMPDLGRCKKTMDQEAFLTKRIAKLHDKVDKARRECQDSEIRYLLYNIMHGNHPGLVDLSVEELARVGWKVEELLKSLGERMAKIQVQAPPPAPCISTGSMDMGSPSYYLASPQHQDGYLNMVSSGGDVGTQVYGGNASHDGAGFSGGDMMTQMLSSDLVFSLSHFPPM, from the coding sequence ATGGCTCGCAAGAAGGCGACCCGCAAGAAGGTGACCCTCAACTACATCCACAACAACTCGACCCGGCGCGCTAGTTTCAGGAAGCGTCTCAATGGGCTGATGAAGAAGGGAGCTGAGCTCGCCACCATGTGCGGCGTCAAGACCTGCGTGGTGGTGTACAGCGAGGGCGAGGCGGAGCCTAAGGTGTTCCCTTCCCACGATAAGGCGGTGGTTATACTGAATGAATACAAGAGCATGCCGGACCTAGGGCGTTGCAAGAAGACGATGGACCAGGAGGCCTTCCTCACCAAGCGTATCGCCAAGCTCCACGACAAGGTCGACAAGGCTCGCCGCGAGTGCCAGGACAGCGAGATCAGGTACCTCCTTTACAACATCATGCACGGCAACCACCCAGGCCTCGTGGACCTCAGCGTCGAGGAGCTCGCCCGCGTTGGTTGGAAGGTGGAAGAGCTTCTCAAGAGCCTCGGCGAACGCATGGCAAAAATCCAAGTCCaggcgccgccgccagctccatgCATCAGCACCGGCAGCATGGACATGGGATCTCCGTCGTACTATCTGGCGTCACCGCAGCATCAGGACGGCTATCTTAACATGGTGAGCTCCGGAGGGGACGTCGGTACCCAGGTGTACGGTGGCAACGCCAGCCACGACGGCGCCGGCTTCTCCGGCGGTGATATGATGACGCAGATGCTGTCCTCTGATCTGGTGTTCAGTTTGAGTCATTTCCCTCCAATGTAA